Sequence from the Undibacterium piscinae genome:
TGAAACAGCCGCCACTGGAATATCCGTGGCGGCTGTTTATCATGTGTTCGAGTGTATATGGGCGTTTGATGGATGCTTATCCGTGGACGCGCCAGATTTTTTTGACGCCATTTAAATGTTTGACGTTGCGCATCAGTCGGGCCAGATGGGTGCGATCTTCAATCTGTATCGTGAAGTGGATATTGGTGAGGTCATTGGCCAAGCCGTCTTCGATGCTCACATGGCTGATATTGGCATCTGATTCGCCGATTTCCGCTGCAATACGCGCTAATGCCCCGCGTTCATTACTTACCATTGCGGTAATGCGGCAATCAAAGCGGCGGTTTAAATCATCGCCCCAATTGACGTCTATCCAGCGGTCCGGTTCCCTTACTTGCATACGCTTGGCGTTTTCGCAGTAGTCTGCGTGCACGACCAATCCCTGATCGCGTTTTAACTGACCTATGATGCCATCACCGGGAATCGGCAGGCAGCAGGGAGCCAATTGCACAGAGACGCCTTCGCTGCCATAGATCATGACAGGTTCGGGTTTACTCGATTTTTCACCTTCAAATTCCTGAAATGGTATGGATGGCGAGTCGTCTTCTACCAGGTCTAGGATGTGGCGGGCCACCAGCGCCGCCATGCGTTTGCCTATACCTATGTCGGTGTGAAGCTCTTCTAAGGTTTTGGCGCTGGATTCATTGAGTAATTTATCCACCAGAGAAGCCGGCAGCTCCGGGTTCAGATGCACTGCCACCAAGGCTTGCGCCAACAGTTGCTTGCCTAGTTCGGTAGACTCATTGAGGCTAATGGTACGCAGATAATGCCGGATTGCAGAACGTGCTTTTCCGGTGCGGACATACGTGAGCCAGTTTGGTGTAGGGTGCGAATTAGGCGAAGTGATGATTTCTATGATGTCGCCGTTTTTCAGCTCGGTGCGTAGCGGCACCGGGTCATTATTGATTCTGGTCGCGATAGCCTGGTCGCCAATATCCGTATGGATGTTGTAGGCAAAATCTAGCGCCGTCGCACCACGCGGTAAGGCGATAATTTTTGATTTTGGCGTAAAAACGTAGACCGAATCCGGAAATAGATCAATTTTTACGTGTTCCAGAAACTCAGCGGAATCACCGGTCTGTTTCTGGATGTCGAGCAGCGATTGCAGCCAGGCATGAGTGCGCTGCTGTAAATCAGTCAGGCTATTGTCTTCGTTCTTATACAGCCAGTGTGCCGCAACACCGGACTCTGCGACGCGATGCATATCCTGAGTGCGGATCTGGAACTCGACCGGCGTACCATACGGACCAATCAGGGTGGTATGCAGCGATTGATAACCATTGCTTTTCGGAATGGCAATGTAATCCTTGAATTTTCCTGGCATAGGCTTGTACAGCGCATGCAAGGTGCCCAGCGCAAAATAGCTGCTGGGAAAGCTGTCAACCACAACGCGAAATCCGTAGACATCAAGTACTTGTGAAAAACTCAGCCGTTTGTCATGCATCTTACGATAAATGCCGTACAGGGTTTTTTCCCTGCCATAGACTTCTGCACCCAAACCGGCGGCACTGAGCGAGCTTTTTACCGCTTCCATGATCTTGTTGACCACTTCGCGGCGATTGCCGCGTGCTGCCTTGACCGCTTTTGCCAAGGTGCGGTAACGCATCGGGTAGATATGGGCAAATGCCAGATCTTGTAACTCGCGATAGATGTTGTTGAGACCTAGTCTATGCGCGATCGGCACGTAGACTTCCATGGTCTCGCGTGAAATACGCCTTTGCTTCTCGGCAGACATCACGCCTAGTGTGCGCATATTGTGCAGGCGATCAGCAAGCTTGACCAGAATGACCCGGACATCGCGGGCCATCGCCAACAGCATTTTGCGGAAATTTTCCGCCTGAGCTTCTATGTGACTTTGAAACTCAATTTTTTCCAGTTTGGACAGCCCGTCAACCAGAGCGGCAACCGGAGCGCCAAAGCGCTCTATCAGTTCTTCCTTCTTGACATCCTGATCTTCCATTACATCATGCAGCAAGGCGGCCATGATAGCCTGTACGTCTAGCTTCCATTCCGCGCAAATTTCGGCGACGGCGATAGGGTGCGAGATGTAAGGTTCACCGGATTTTCTGACTTGGCCCAGATGCATTTCATCGGAAAAACGATATGCTTCCCTGACTAATTTCAGGTCACTAGGAGAAAGATATTCAGAAAGTCGGTTGGTGAGGTCTGTGATAGACGCGGACCCGGTCACGGCAGGGCGATGAGATGTGTCGATGGCGGTGTGTGTGGCTGGGATAGTCTTCGAGCGTTGCATTGCGACAGAATGTGCTGATGTTTCAGAAACGGTAGGGAAGGCGGATGAGTTGTTGGTAGCATTCATGCTGTCTAATCCCCGGCCGTTTCATGATCGTAATGCTAGGTAAAATTAAAATGGAACTTTTTTCAGCATTTCTATGCCAACTTTACCTTCGGCAATTTCACGCAAAGCAACTACTGTAGGTTTGTCTTTAGACTCAATCTTTGGTGTGTGACCTTGCAGCAGCTGGCGCGCGCGATAGGTTGCGCACAGGGTCAGCTGAAAGCGGTTAGGGATGTTTTTCAGGGCGTCTTCAATTGTAATACGTGCCATAGTGGTTCCTTAAATCGTGGGGTTAGCATGAATACCCAGCTGGGCAAACAGCGCTGTATTGCGCGACGCTTGCTGCGCAAAGCGGCAGCGGGTGGCTTTAACGATCGCATTTAATTCGGATAACGCAATCGCAAATTCTTGGTTGATAATAACATATTCGAACTCGGAAGCGTGC
This genomic interval carries:
- a CDS encoding bifunctional (p)ppGpp synthetase/guanosine-3',5'-bis(diphosphate) 3'-pyrophosphohydrolase — protein: MQRSKTIPATHTAIDTSHRPAVTGSASITDLTNRLSEYLSPSDLKLVREAYRFSDEMHLGQVRKSGEPYISHPIAVAEICAEWKLDVQAIMAALLHDVMEDQDVKKEELIERFGAPVAALVDGLSKLEKIEFQSHIEAQAENFRKMLLAMARDVRVILVKLADRLHNMRTLGVMSAEKQRRISRETMEVYVPIAHRLGLNNIYRELQDLAFAHIYPMRYRTLAKAVKAARGNRREVVNKIMEAVKSSLSAAGLGAEVYGREKTLYGIYRKMHDKRLSFSQVLDVYGFRVVVDSFPSSYFALGTLHALYKPMPGKFKDYIAIPKSNGYQSLHTTLIGPYGTPVEFQIRTQDMHRVAESGVAAHWLYKNEDNSLTDLQQRTHAWLQSLLDIQKQTGDSAEFLEHVKIDLFPDSVYVFTPKSKIIALPRGATALDFAYNIHTDIGDQAIATRINNDPVPLRTELKNGDIIEIITSPNSHPTPNWLTYVRTGKARSAIRHYLRTISLNESTELGKQLLAQALVAVHLNPELPASLVDKLLNESSAKTLEELHTDIGIGKRMAALVARHILDLVEDDSPSIPFQEFEGEKSSKPEPVMIYGSEGVSVQLAPCCLPIPGDGIIGQLKRDQGLVVHADYCENAKRMQVREPDRWIDVNWGDDLNRRFDCRITAMVSNERGALARIAAEIGESDANISHVSIEDGLANDLTNIHFTIQIEDRTHLARLMRNVKHLNGVKKIWRVHG
- a CDS encoding DNA-directed RNA polymerase subunit omega → MARITIEDALKNIPNRFQLTLCATYRARQLLQGHTPKIESKDKPTVVALREIAEGKVGIEMLKKVPF